The genomic window CACACACCGAGAGTCCTCACCTCTTAGAATGGTGACGTTCTGGAGGATGGCTCCATGCTGGACATCCACAGCCTTCATTTCCTCCATGACCATGGAGAGGTTCTGGATGTCAAAGTCCAGCCGGGCACGGAGCAGGCTGAAGCGCTCCCTCAGCAAGTCTGTGGTGCTCAGCATGACAGAGACAGACTTGTTGAGGTAGTAGAGTTCTTCAGCATGGGTATGGAAGCCCAGCGTGCAGGAAAGCCGCACGTCATCCAGGTACTTGAGCATACTGTGTACGTGGTTGTCGGTAGCATTGATATTGGTGAAAATGGTGTTTATCTCAATCTCGTGCGAAGTCATACGCCCTTCCAGGGTCTCAAAACGCTCCACAGTCCGGTTCTGGGCATAGTGTGTGTGGTACTGCAAGTCATGCATGTTTTCCTCATGGTCATCCAGGAAGGATGAAACATTGTCCAGCTGCAGCTGCAAGCCCATCACCTGTAAGACCAGGTCATGGATGCCCTCAGAATTTTGGTTGATGCGTTGGGAGGCGGTACTGAGGCTAGTCTGTATGCTTTTAACCAGTTCCCCAGTTTTGGCTGAGGTGGCCCGTAGGCCACCAAAGAGTCGGGTGTAGTTCTGCCACTCACTGACCATTTTCTGCAGAGTCAAGGTCTCTTCTTCTGTTTTCCGCTGAATCATGTGGGCCCAGTCTGAGGTCTGCCCCACTGTGAAGTTGATCTGCTGTACAGCTGCCTTAACATCATAACAGTCCTGGGTCAGGCCTTTTAGTGAAAAGTCCAGTCCAGCCATGGCAGCCTGCCAGCCCCTCACCTGGACCAAGAATTGCCCCAGAGTCTGGTTGACTTCGTGGATGGAGAAGGAACAGCTGTCTACCACAGCTGTGATTTGGTTGCTGGTAGAGAAGAGCTGCTGATGGGTCTGGGAAGTCTGATCTAGTTGAATCTCTTGGACTAGAAGCATCTTCTGGATTTCTTCCAGCTCCTGTTGAAGTTTGTGGATCTCTTGTCCCAACTGCCCTGTGTCATGGCAGAAGGAGCAATTGCCCAGGGCTTTCTGATCTGTAGGAGAAAGTGATAGAACTGGTATATACCTAGGGTTGGAGGGTCATAGAACAGGGGCAGCTTCTGTAAACTGATAgaaaaaggaatttgtttttccattcattgaaatttatttaaatttaaatttttaaaaacttgagtCTCTTTATTTCACCCAGGCTTGGAATACAGGGGCAAATTAAAGACCTAATCTCACTACTGATTAGCATGAAAGCATTGACTAGCTGCCACTCATCAGGCATCATCCATTCGTTCATAATTTAGGTACCAATACATGCAGTGAACTATGCTAGGCATTAACTAGAAGAAACACAAAGGTAAGTAAGTAGGAGATAC from Notamacropus eugenii isolate mMacEug1 chromosome 1, mMacEug1.pri_v2, whole genome shotgun sequence includes these protein-coding regions:
- the SCARA3 gene encoding scavenger receptor class A member 3 isoform X4, which produces MKGPAGPTCSRCQKNLSLHTSVRILYLFLALLLVAVAVLASLVFKKVDSLSEDITITQSNYEKKIISVQENLQELDQKALGNCSFCHDTGQLGQEIHKLQQELEEIQKMLLVQEIQLDQTSQTHQQLFSTSNQITAVVDSCSFSIHEVNQTLGQFLVQVRGWQAAMAGLDFSLKGLTQDCYDVKAAVQQINFTVGQTSDWAHMIQRKTEEETLTLQKMVSEWQNYTRLFGGLRATSAKTGELVKSIQTSLSTASQRINQNSEGIHDLVLQVMGLQLQLDNVSSFLDDHEENMHDLQYHTHYAQNRTVERFETLEGRMTSHEIEINTIFTNINATDNHVHSMLKYLDDVRLSCTLGFHTHAEELYYLNKSVSVMLSTTDLLRERFSLLRARLDFDIQNLSMVMEEMKAVDVQHGAILQNVTILRGIPGPPGPRGLKGDMGVKGPYGSRGPKGDNGTMGPPGPQGPQGQPGKAGPAGERGPSGLKGFPGLKGSKGSFGSAGLKGQPGPKGDMGPQGPEGPPGSPGPPGPQGKPGIAGKTGLPGQIGPMGPKGEPGIQGPPGLPGSPGLPGNQSPY
- the SCARA3 gene encoding scavenger receptor class A member 3 isoform X2 encodes the protein MKVRSTGGDGEALCVAEEEPVGEEEEMPAFPCTQNGPAGPTCSRCQKNLSLHTSVRILYLFLALLLVAVAVLASLVFKKVDSLSEDITITQSNYEKKIISVQENLQELDQKALGNCSFCHDTGQLGQEIHKLQQELEEIQKMLLVQEIQLDQTSQTHQQLFSTSNQITAVVDSCSFSIHEVNQTLGQFLVQVRGWQAAMAGLDFSLKGLTQDCYDVKAAVQQINFTVGQTSDWAHMIQRKTEEETLTLQKMVSEWQNYTRLFGGLRATSAKTGELVKSIQTSLSTASQRINQNSEGIHDLVLQVMGLQLQLDNVSSFLDDHEENMHDLQYHTHYAQNRTVERFETLEGRMTSHEIEINTIFTNINATDNHVHSMLKYLDDVRLSCTLGFHTHAEELYYLNKSVSVMLSTTDLLRERFSLLRARLDFDIQNLSMVMEEMKAVDVQHGAILQNVTILRGIPGPPGPRGLKGDMGVKGPYGSRGPKGDNGTMGPPGPQGPQGQPGKAGPAGERGPSGLKGFPGLKGSKGSFGSAGLKGQPGPKGDMGPQGPEGPPGSPGPPGPQGKPGIAGKTGLPGQIGPMGPKGEPGIQGPPGLPGSPGLPGNQSPY
- the SCARA3 gene encoding scavenger receptor class A member 3 isoform X3; amino-acid sequence: MPAFPCTQNGPAGPTCSRCQKNLSLHTSVRILYLFLALLLVAVAVLASLVFKKVDSLSEDITITQSNYEKKIISVQENLQELDQKALGNCSFCHDTGQLGQEIHKLQQELEEIQKMLLVQEIQLDQTSQTHQQLFSTSNQITAVVDSCSFSIHEVNQTLGQFLVQVRGWQAAMAGLDFSLKGLTQDCYDVKAAVQQINFTVGQTSDWAHMIQRKTEEETLTLQKMVSEWQNYTRLFGGLRATSAKTGELVKSIQTSLSTASQRINQNSEGIHDLVLQVMGLQLQLDNVSSFLDDHEENMHDLQYHTHYAQNRTVERFETLEGRMTSHEIEINTIFTNINATDNHVHSMLKYLDDVRLSCTLGFHTHAEELYYLNKSVSVMLSTTDLLRERFSLLRARLDFDIQNLSMVMEEMKAVDVQHGAILQNVTILRGIPGPPGPRGLKGDMGVKGPYGSRGPKGDNGTMGPPGPQGPQGQPGKAGPAGERGPSGLKGFPGLKGSKGSFGSAGLKGQPGPKGDMGPQGPEGPPGSPGPPGPQGKPGIAGKTGLPGQIGPMGPKGEPGIQGPPGLPGSPGLPGNQSPY
- the SCARA3 gene encoding scavenger receptor class A member 3 isoform X1, which produces MDHWATDPTTPRRVRSTGGDGEALCVAEEEPVGEEEEMPAFPCTQNGPAGPTCSRCQKNLSLHTSVRILYLFLALLLVAVAVLASLVFKKVDSLSEDITITQSNYEKKIISVQENLQELDQKALGNCSFCHDTGQLGQEIHKLQQELEEIQKMLLVQEIQLDQTSQTHQQLFSTSNQITAVVDSCSFSIHEVNQTLGQFLVQVRGWQAAMAGLDFSLKGLTQDCYDVKAAVQQINFTVGQTSDWAHMIQRKTEEETLTLQKMVSEWQNYTRLFGGLRATSAKTGELVKSIQTSLSTASQRINQNSEGIHDLVLQVMGLQLQLDNVSSFLDDHEENMHDLQYHTHYAQNRTVERFETLEGRMTSHEIEINTIFTNINATDNHVHSMLKYLDDVRLSCTLGFHTHAEELYYLNKSVSVMLSTTDLLRERFSLLRARLDFDIQNLSMVMEEMKAVDVQHGAILQNVTILRGIPGPPGPRGLKGDMGVKGPYGSRGPKGDNGTMGPPGPQGPQGQPGKAGPAGERGPSGLKGFPGLKGSKGSFGSAGLKGQPGPKGDMGPQGPEGPPGSPGPPGPQGKPGIAGKTGLPGQIGPMGPKGEPGIQGPPGLPGSPGLPGNQSPY